The Corylus avellana chromosome ca8, CavTom2PMs-1.0 genome has a segment encoding these proteins:
- the LOC132190727 gene encoding U-box domain-containing protein 14-like → MSEAQLRETIVDCVSEALSDSHECRQKALQMLDSITKVSPQNRNLLAQTDAAIPVLLSLSKSSSSIIETLSLSILFNLSLNPDLKCSLADMETISHLNSMIFSSTSPESIRLASSLVCSMAMLDKNKAKFGVAGTIQLLVKAIAGSRGPATHHLLSSLVELVQFQGNCTVAVRSGAVQVLIQIVESTDGQDLAGTSLAVLCLLARFDERLNALRKTEQVVSVIVNVLKRRCMLSKEGAAEILLRLFDESEGCVRDALRMPDFSSVLADLSVRGSAKAREKAALLMRKIMMEASLDSYSFQ, encoded by the exons ATGTCAGAAGCTCAGCTTCGAGAAACCATTGTTGATTGTGTCTCTGAGGCTCTTTCAGACTCCCATGAATGCAGGCAGAAAGCGCTGCAAATGCTGGATTCCATCACCAAGGTTAGCCCTCAGAACAGAAACTTGCTTGCACAGACAGATGCTGCCATCCCTGTCCTTCTCAGCCTCTCCAAATCTTCCTCCTCCATCATTGAAACTCTCTCACTCTCCATCCTCTTCAACCTCTCTCTAAACCCTGATCTTAAGTGCTCTCTTGCAGATATGGAAACCATTTCTCACCTCAATTCCATGATCTTCTCTTCCACTTCTCCAGAATCAATCAGATTGGCTTCCTCTTTGGTTTGCAGCATGGCCATGCTCGATAAGAACAAGGCCAAGTTCGGTGTAGCAG GTACCATCCAGTTGCTGGTGAAGGCGATTGCGGGATCCCGTGGCCCGGCCACCCATCACCTCCTAAGTTCTTTGGTGGAGCTTGTCCAGTTCCAAGGGAACTGCACCGTAGCTGTGCGTTCAGGAGCTGTTCAGGTACTCATCCAAATAGTAGAGAGCACTGACGGCCAGGATCTCGCCGGAACTTCTCTCGCCGTTCTTTGTCTCCTTGCAAGATTCGACGAAAGGTTGAATGCTTTGAGAAAAACGGAGCAGGTGGTGAGTGTGATAGTGAACGTGTTGAAAAGAAGGTGCATGCTGAGCAAGGAGGGTGCGGCGGAAATCCTCCTCCGCCTTTTTGATGAAAGCGAGGGATGCGTGAGAGATGCTCTGAGAATGCCGGATTTCTCGTCTGTGCTGGCGGATCTTTCTGTGAGAGGATCTGCAAAAGCTCGAGAGAAGGCTGCTTTGCTAATGAGAAAAATCATGATGGAGGCAAGCTTGGATTCTTATTCGTTTCAGTGA